A window of Rhodococcus sp. SGAir0479 contains these coding sequences:
- a CDS encoding AMP-binding protein, translating to MSSTVGTGTHLDPLRLDGVVEYPAEFAARYREKGYWIGQTHAALLAEAVAAHPDRLAVVDPRRTVTYARLAERVQVVAAEFAARGIGRGDRVVVHLPNTVEYVEVVFALFEIGALPVFALAAHRSAEIRQFCSAASTSGYVTVDTFGLTSYAGTAAEIAAEFPDIATVVIPLGDESWAGREPLPRAERSLPSDVAFLQLSGGTTGTPKLIPRTHDDYLYSVRESARICGIDATSVMLAVLPISHNFTMSSPGLLGMIAVGGCVVMAPDPSPDTCLRLIEAHAVTHAALVPPVLMAWLNSSARAERDISSLVAVWVGGAKLPEEAARRVAPELGCMLTQVFGMAEGLVNYTRAGDDDETIHTTQGRPISPDDEVRVVDDAGVPVADGVAGHLQTRGPYTIRGYYCAPEHNRRSFTADGFYATGDIVVRDPRGYLTVVGRSKDQINRGGEKIAPAMVENHLLAHREIHDVSVVGVPDDALGERICAYVIRRDPESGSPTASQLRAFLRAERRVAAYTIPDRFEFVTEFPTTSVGKIDKKSQGA from the coding sequence GTGAGTTCGACGGTCGGCACCGGGACGCACCTCGACCCGCTCCGGCTCGACGGTGTGGTGGAGTACCCGGCCGAGTTCGCCGCGCGGTATCGCGAGAAGGGTTACTGGATCGGGCAGACGCATGCGGCGCTCCTGGCGGAAGCAGTGGCGGCGCACCCGGACCGGCTCGCGGTGGTCGACCCCCGGCGCACGGTCACCTACGCCCGACTCGCGGAGCGGGTACAGGTGGTCGCGGCGGAGTTCGCCGCCCGGGGCATCGGGCGGGGCGATCGCGTCGTCGTCCACCTGCCCAACACCGTCGAATACGTCGAGGTCGTCTTCGCGCTCTTCGAGATCGGCGCGTTGCCGGTGTTCGCGCTGGCCGCGCACCGCTCCGCCGAAATTCGTCAGTTCTGTAGCGCGGCGTCCACGAGTGGGTACGTCACCGTCGACACCTTCGGTCTCACATCGTATGCGGGGACGGCGGCGGAGATCGCCGCCGAATTTCCCGACATCGCCACCGTGGTCATCCCGCTCGGCGACGAATCCTGGGCCGGCCGAGAACCGCTCCCGCGTGCCGAGCGTTCGCTGCCGTCCGACGTGGCGTTCCTCCAACTGTCGGGCGGCACCACCGGGACCCCCAAACTGATCCCGCGCACGCACGACGACTACCTGTACTCGGTGCGCGAGAGTGCGCGCATCTGCGGCATCGACGCCACCTCGGTGATGCTCGCGGTGCTGCCGATCTCGCACAACTTCACGATGAGCTCGCCCGGACTGCTGGGGATGATCGCCGTCGGCGGCTGCGTCGTGATGGCGCCGGACCCCAGTCCCGACACGTGCCTGCGACTGATCGAGGCGCATGCCGTGACGCACGCGGCACTCGTGCCGCCGGTGCTGATGGCGTGGCTCAACTCGTCGGCCCGCGCCGAGCGCGACATCTCCTCGCTCGTCGCGGTGTGGGTGGGCGGCGCCAAACTCCCCGAGGAGGCCGCCCGCCGCGTCGCCCCCGAACTGGGGTGCATGCTGACCCAGGTCTTCGGCATGGCCGAGGGTCTGGTCAACTACACGCGCGCCGGGGACGATGACGAGACGATCCACACCACGCAGGGACGGCCCATCTCGCCCGACGACGAGGTACGGGTGGTCGACGACGCGGGTGTGCCGGTGGCCGACGGCGTCGCCGGACATCTACAGACGCGTGGTCCCTACACGATCCGCGGCTATTACTGCGCCCCCGAACACAATCGGCGCTCGTTCACCGCCGACGGTTTCTACGCCACCGGTGACATCGTCGTGAGGGATCCGCGCGGCTACCTCACGGTCGTGGGCCGGAGCAAGGACCAGATCAACCGCGGCGGCGAGAAGATCGCACCGGCGATGGTCGAGAACCACCTGCTGGCCCACCGCGAGATCCACGACGTGTCCGTCGTGGGTGTCCCCGACGACGCTCTCGGTGAACGGATCTGCGCGTACGTGATTCGCCGTGATCCGGAGTCCGGGTCCCCGACGGCATCCCAGCTCCGCGCCTTCCTGCGCGCCGAGCGGCGGGTGGCCGCGTACACGATTCCCGACCGTTTCGAGTTCGTCACCGAATTCCCCACCACGTCGGTGGGCAAGATCGACAAGAAGAGTCAGGGCGCATGA